A window of the Lactuca sativa cultivar Salinas chromosome 5, Lsat_Salinas_v11, whole genome shotgun sequence genome harbors these coding sequences:
- the LOC111920535 gene encoding protein indeterminate-domain 12, giving the protein MKGIFLDDDISNLTSASTEASLSSSSNRNEIGTMYPPPQMQQTYASVPITTTNQTQSNKKKRNLPGNPDPEAEVVALSPKSLMATNRFLCEICNKGFQRDQNLQLHRRGHNLPWKLKQKSKLEVVKKKVYVCPEPSCVHHEPSRALGDLTGIKKHFSRKHGEKKWKCEKCSKRYAVQSDWKAHSKICGTREYRCDCGTLFSRRDSFITHRAFCDALAEETGRSSSSSLNNLPLHLPINFPLKAEPHHLLQHPQLNFNVGSSSPHQLPSWLDHHHQQQNPSPNSSNLHLPSPSSHMSATALLQKAAQMGVTMSNPAPPPPCTAPSAAVISMSQQQQSIILSGSHQALQRDHMCAPLLSSPPHHHHHNASALANLSASDNHHGMFEASSGFPNVSTGCMDQLLHPSSLTSTTVGSTNIQEVFNGMLSSTKKDQNGYQQELFPQGPASAETVLNKRKEGAGLNDELTRDFLGLRGFPTPTDHHFLSMAGLQHMNTSSPYHQLNTNQNHSQNQIPWQG; this is encoded by the exons atGAAGGGCATCTTTTTGGATGACGATATCTCAAATTTAACATCTGCATCAACTGAAGCAAGCCTATCTTCATCAAGCAACAGGAATGAAATTGGTACTATGTACCCTCCACCACAGATGCAGCAGACCTATGCTTCTGTGCCAATCACTACCACCAACCAAACTCAATCAAACAAGAAAAAGAGGAATCTTCCTGGCAATCCAG ATCCAGAAGCTGAGGTGGTAGCTTTGTCTCCAAAATCTCTTATGGCAACTAACAGATTCCTATGCGAGATTTGCAACAAAGGGTTTCAAAGAGACCAGAATCTTCAGCTACATAGAAGAGGACATAATCTGCCATGGAAACTAAAGCAAAAATCAAAACTGGAGGTGGTAAAGAAGAAGGTGTATGTGTGCCCAGAGCCAAGTTGTGTGCACCATGAACCATCGAGAGCACTTGGCGATCTTACAGGCATCAAGAAGCACTTCTCAAGAAAACACGGTGAGAAGAAATGGAAATGTGAGAAGTGTTCAAAGCGCTATGCTGTTCAGTCTGATTGGAAAGCTCATTCCAAGATCTGTGGCACACGGGAATATCGATGTGATTGTGGTACCCTTTTTTCAAG GAGGGACAGCTTCATCACTCATAGAGCCTTTTGTGATGCTTTGGCAGAAGAGACTGgaagatcatcatcatcatccttaAACAACCTTCCTCTCCATTTACCTATCAATTTCCCACTCAAAGCCGAACCACATCATCTCCTCCAACACCCTCAACTGAACTTCAATGTTGGGTCAAGTAGTCCACATCAGTTACCATCATGGTTagatcatcatcaccaacaacaaAACCCTAGCCCAAACAGTAGTAATCTTCACcttccttctccttcttctcacaTGTCTGCCACTGCTTTGCTGCAAAAGGCTGCTCAGATGGGCGTAACCATGAgcaatcctgcacctccacctccTTGCACAGCTCCTTCTGCTGCTGTCATTTCCATGTCACAACAACAACAGTCCATTATTTTAAGTGGGTCCCACCAAGCTCTTCAGCGTGATCACATGTGTGCACCTCTACTTTCgtctcctcctcatcatcatcatcataatgcTTCTGCCCTAGCAAATTTGTCTGCAAGCGATAATCATCATGGGATGTTTGAAGCAAGCAGTGGGTTTCCTAACGTCAGCACTGGTTGCATGGACCAACTGCTTCACCCCAGTTCCTTGACATCTACAACCGTAGGGTCAACCAACATCCAGGAAGTCTTCAATGGCATGCTCAGTTCTACAAAAAAAGATCAGAATGGCTACCAGCAAGAGCTCTTCCCACAAGGACCAGCTTCAGCAGAAACGGTTTTGAACAAGCGTAAAGAAGGTGCGGGTCTAAACGATGAGTTGACGAGAGATTTTTTGGGTCTTAGAGGATTTCCTACTCCTACTGATCACCATTTTCTTAGCATGGCGGGTCTTCAACATATGAACACTTCTTCACCTTATCATCAGCTGAATACGAACCAGAACCACAGTCAAAACCAAATACCATGGCAAGGTTAA